In Serinicoccus marinus DSM 15273, the genomic stretch GAGGGATAGCGGTCGCGGGCTGCTCTGATAGCTGACCGGGCGTGGCCGGTCGCGCATGCCGCTCCAGGGGTTGGTTGGGCCGCGGCCGGTCGCACAGTGAAGGCCTATCGCGTCCCGTGCGTCACACGACGAGCACGCGCACCACAGTGCGGAGATGTGCACATCTGCGCGGGGTATTTCGCGGCCTTCGGGACATATCGGCGCAGACTGTGGCTCCTGCGACCATGGTGACTGCCGGTGGCTCCTGGACCATGTGCACGCCCACCGCAGCCGTGGCATCCGCCGCCAGGTCCTCTCGCCCGCTTCCATGGCTCGTCCGCTCCGTCTATGGCCCACCCCGCCGAACGGCTTCATCCGGCCCGGCCGCCGGGCGATGACGACCGCCTGGGGCTCCCCCTCCGACCCGAGGGGATCGCGCTCGAGCCGGGCGACCACCCGCATACCCCGCCGATCGAGCCGAGACGCGACGGCCTCCACGCTGCGGTGGTGCCGGTAGAGGGTCACCTGGTGGCCGTACGCAGCGAAGCCTCGGCCGATGTCGCGCACACCGTCGCCCACCTGGAAGGCCAGCAGGAGATGGCCTCCCGGGCGCAGCACCCGCGCCATCTCCGACAGCATCCGGTCCAGATCGACGTCCGGGCTGTGGATGGTGGAGTACCAGGAGAAGACCCCGTCGAGCTCGGCGTCGGCGAGGGGGAGCTCGCTGAGGCTCCCGACGGTGCACGGGTATGCAGGGTGGTCGGTCCGTGCCCGACGGACCATCCCCGGCGACAGGTCCACCCCCTCCGGCCGGCAACCGCGGGCCGCGAGCCAGGGGAGCATCCGTCCGGCACCGCAGCCGGCGTCGAGCACGCGCGGACGGTGACCGAGCAGCGCCACGAAGTGGTCGATCATCGCGAGCTCGAGCGGCTGCTCGGGCTCGGTCGCGGTGAACGTGTCGGCGTAGAGGTCGGCCACGGTGTCGTAGGCGGTCCTGGTCAGCTCCTCCCCCTGCTGCGGCATGGAGGCATCCTGCCGGAGGGCGGGCGTCGTGTCATGGTTGACGCGACCGTGCGCTCACGGCGGTCCCCGCCTGCCGTGACAGCGGCGGCTACTGCTCGTCCGGAGCGGGCGGGTCCGGCAGGTGGTGGTGCTCGGGCGGGACGTCCATGTCGCGGCAGACCGCTTCCCAGACCCGGCGCGGCCGCTCCCCCTGCTCCAGGGCGTCCTCGATGGTGCGCCCGCCCAGGCTCCCCAGCACCTGCGTCCGCGCGACGACGGCGCCGTAGCCGGAGCCGAACTCCTGCTCGACCAGCTCCCAGAACTCGCTCAACCGCATACCCGCAAGGCTAGTCACCCCAGGATCGCGGTCACGAGCAGCATCACCGGCAGCGACAGCACGGTGGTGAGGAAGACGCCGTCGCGGGCGATCCGCTCACCCCGGCCGTAGGCGACCGACAGCACGTAGACGTTCTGCGCGGTCGGGAGGGCCGCCATGACCACGACGGCGAGCACGTCCGCCCGGTCCAGCGACAGCACCGGGCCCGCGACGAGCCCGGCGACCAGCGGCATGAGCGCGAGCTTGACCAGCACGACCGTCACCGGCTCGGCGAGCGCGTCCCTGCGCGGCAGCGGCGAGAGCCGCAGCGACAGGCCGAAGGCGATGAGCATGCAGGGCACGGCGACCCCGCTGACCAGCTCGACCGGCGCGAGCACCAGCTCCGGCGGCGTCCAGCCGGAGAGGTTGACCACGAGCCCGAGCACCGTCCCGATCGTCAGCGGGTTGGTGAGCGGCGAGCGGACCACCCGCAGCCACGACACCCGGCCGGCCCGGGTCGCGTCCAGCGCCGCGAGCCAGCCCGGCTGCAGCACGAGCAGCTGCATGAGCAGCACCGGCGCGGACCAGGAGGCGTCGCCGAGGACGTAAAGGGCGATGGGGATGCCGAGGTTGTTGGCGTTGACGTAGCTCGCCGCCATCCCACCCATCACCGCGTCCGCCCACCGCCGGTGCAGCACGAGCCGCGCGACCACGAGGTATGCCGTCGCGCAGACCGCGACCGCCGCCACCGTCGCGACGAGGAAGCCGGAGAAGATCACGTCGACGTCGGCGCGGGAGACGATGAGGAAGAGCAGGGCGGGCGACCCGACCCAGAAGGTGAGGCGGGCGAGCATCCGCTGCTCGTCCCGGCTGAAGAGGCCGGTGTGCGCCAGCAGCCACCCCACGGCCACCACCGCGGCGATGAGCGAGAACCCCTCCAGGACGGCGACCACGGGCAGCCATTATCCGCCGTGGTCCTCCCCGGCCGGGCACCGCCCGGCTGCTAGCGTTCGTCCT encodes the following:
- a CDS encoding class I SAM-dependent methyltransferase, with product MPQQGEELTRTAYDTVADLYADTFTATEPEQPLELAMIDHFVALLGHRPRVLDAGCGAGRMLPWLAARGCRPEGVDLSPGMVRRARTDHPAYPCTVGSLSELPLADAELDGVFSWYSTIHSPDVDLDRMLSEMARVLRPGGHLLLAFQVGDGVRDIGRGFAAYGHQVTLYRHHRSVEAVASRLDRRGMRVVARLERDPLGSEGEPQAVVIARRPGRMKPFGGVGHRRSGRAMEAGERTWRRMPRLRWACTWSRSHRQSPWSQEPQSAPICPEGREIPRADVHISALWCACSSCDARDAIGLHCATGRGPTNPWSGMRDRPRPVSYQSSPRPLSLRPGRAPGAPRPAAPC
- a CDS encoding DUF3046 domain-containing protein, whose amino-acid sequence is MRLSEFWELVEQEFGSGYGAVVARTQVLGSLGGRTIEDALEQGERPRRVWEAVCRDMDVPPEHHHLPDPPAPDEQ
- a CDS encoding AEC family transporter, whose product is MVAVLEGFSLIAAVVAVGWLLAHTGLFSRDEQRMLARLTFWVGSPALLFLIVSRADVDVIFSGFLVATVAAVAVCATAYLVVARLVLHRRWADAVMGGMAASYVNANNLGIPIALYVLGDASWSAPVLLMQLLVLQPGWLAALDATRAGRVSWLRVVRSPLTNPLTIGTVLGLVVNLSGWTPPELVLAPVELVSGVAVPCMLIAFGLSLRLSPLPRRDALAEPVTVVLVKLALMPLVAGLVAGPVLSLDRADVLAVVVMAALPTAQNVYVLSVAYGRGERIARDGVFLTTVLSLPVMLLVTAILG